From Mycobacterium lacus, one genomic window encodes:
- the otsB gene encoding trehalose-phosphatase — translation MRKLGPVIIDPRRHDAVLFDAALESTALIGQLLEVGVGTGVFSASGGDLIEAANHLAARPGRCVVVAADAAGVAAGRKGGFALVIGVDRTGHRDALRDHGADTVVTDLRELGVRTGDRRMSELPDASRALGLAAGLTARRPAVFFDFDGTLSDIVDDPDAARLVTGASEALAKLAAQCPVAVLSGRDLADVAQRVGLPGIWYAGSHGFELTAPDGTHHQNDAAAAAIPILAQAAAQLHDQLASIPGVVVERKRFGVAVHYRNAARDRVTEVAAAVRAAGRRAALRVTTGREVVELRPDIDWDKGKTLRWVIENLHAAGSAALLPIYLGDDITDEDAFDAVRHGDVQGVPIVVRHNEDGDRATAALFALDNPARVSEFTLRLARQLSDARVN, via the coding sequence GTGCGCAAGTTGGGGCCGGTTATCATCGACCCGCGCCGCCACGACGCCGTCCTGTTCGATGCCGCGTTGGAATCCACGGCGCTGATCGGGCAATTGCTGGAGGTCGGCGTCGGTACCGGCGTCTTTTCCGCGAGCGGTGGCGACCTGATCGAGGCGGCCAACCACCTGGCCGCGCGGCCGGGCCGGTGCGTCGTCGTCGCGGCCGACGCGGCCGGCGTCGCGGCCGGGCGTAAGGGTGGATTCGCCCTGGTGATCGGTGTCGACCGGACGGGGCATCGCGATGCTTTGCGCGATCACGGCGCCGACACGGTGGTCACCGACCTGCGTGAGCTTGGCGTGCGGACCGGAGACCGGCGGATGTCCGAGCTCCCCGACGCCTCGCGGGCCCTCGGCCTGGCCGCCGGCCTCACCGCTCGGCGGCCGGCGGTGTTCTTCGACTTCGACGGCACCCTGTCCGACATCGTGGACGATCCCGACGCGGCCAGGCTCGTCACCGGCGCGTCCGAGGCGCTCGCGAAGCTGGCCGCGCAGTGTCCGGTCGCGGTGCTGTCCGGCCGCGACCTCGCGGATGTGGCCCAGCGGGTCGGGCTGCCCGGCATCTGGTACGCCGGCAGCCATGGCTTCGAGCTGACCGCGCCCGACGGCACCCACCACCAAAACGACGCCGCCGCGGCGGCCATACCGATCCTGGCGCAGGCCGCCGCGCAGCTACACGATCAACTCGCGTCCATTCCCGGTGTTGTGGTGGAGCGCAAGCGGTTTGGTGTCGCCGTGCACTATCGCAACGCCGCGCGCGACCGCGTTACCGAGGTCGCGGCTGCGGTGCGCGCGGCGGGCCGGCGTGCTGCGCTTCGGGTGACGACGGGCCGCGAAGTCGTCGAGCTGCGTCCCGATATCGACTGGGATAAGGGCAAAACGCTGCGCTGGGTGATCGAAAACCTGCATGCGGCCGGCTCCGCGGCGCTGCTCCCGATCTATCTCGGCGACGACATCACCGACGAGGACGCGTTCGACGCCGTCCGCCACGGTGACGTTCAGGGTGTTCCGATCGTGGTGCGGCACAACGAGGACGGTGACCGCGCCACCGCCGCACTGTTCGCGCTGGACAATCCCGCCCGGGTCAGCGAGTTCACCCTTCGGCTGGCGCGCCAGCTGAGTGACGCTCGCGTGAATTAG
- a CDS encoding type II toxin-antitoxin system Phd/YefM family antitoxin — protein sequence MPSVGVRELRQRASELLRRVEAGETIEITDRGRPVALLSPLPEGGPYQRMLASGEIERATLDLDDLPEPLDLEAGVELPSVTLARLREHER from the coding sequence ATGCCTTCGGTGGGTGTGCGTGAGCTGCGGCAGCGCGCCAGCGAACTGCTTCGCCGCGTCGAGGCTGGCGAGACGATCGAGATCACCGACCGCGGTCGGCCCGTCGCCCTGCTCTCGCCGTTGCCGGAGGGCGGTCCCTACCAGCGGATGCTGGCAAGCGGCGAGATCGAACGTGCGACGCTCGATCTCGATGATCTGCCCGAACCGCTTGACCTCGAAGCGGGCGTCGAGCTGCCGTCGGTGACGCTCGCGCGCCTGCGCGAGCACGAGCGTTGA
- a CDS encoding type II toxin-antitoxin system VapC family toxin, translated as MAAIYLDSSAIVKLAVREPESDALRRYLRTRRPRVSSALARTEVMRALLHQGEPARKAGRRVLANLDLLRVDNRVLDLAGGLLPFELRTLDAIHLATAQRLGVDLGRLCTYDERMRDAAEALGLVVIAPC; from the coding sequence ATGGCGGCCATCTACCTCGACTCGTCGGCCATCGTCAAGCTTGCGGTTCGTGAGCCGGAGTCGGACGCGCTGCGTCGCTACCTGCGCACCCGCCGTCCGCGGGTGTCGAGTGCCCTGGCGCGCACGGAGGTCATGCGGGCTTTGCTCCACCAGGGCGAACCAGCCCGCAAGGCCGGACGCCGGGTGCTGGCCAACCTAGACCTGCTTCGCGTCGACAACCGGGTGCTCGATCTCGCTGGTGGACTGCTGCCATTCGAACTACGCACGCTCGACGCAATTCACCTTGCGACGGCCCAGCGGCTCGGCGTCGACCTGGGCCGGTTGTGCACCTACGACGAGCGGATGCGCGACGCCGCCGAGGCGCTCGGCCTGGTCGTGATTGCCCCTTGTTGA
- a CDS encoding MaoC family dehydratase: protein MAIDPSAIGAVTEPRLFEWTDRDTLLYALGVGAGIEDLSFTTENSHGITQQVLPTYAVICCPAFGAAAKVGTFNWAMLLHGSQGIRLHAPLPAAGRLSVVTEVADIQDKGEGKNAIIMLRGRGSDPESGSLVAETFTTLVIRGAGGFGGVPGQRPTAPEIPDREPDARVDLPTREDQALIYRLSGDRNPLHSDPWFAKEMAGFPKPILHGLCSYGVTGRALVAELGGGVAANITSIAARFTKPVFPGEALSTLIWRTEPGRAVFRTEVAGADARVVLDDGAVEYVQA from the coding sequence ATGGCGATTGACCCGAGCGCCATCGGCGCGGTGACCGAGCCGAGGTTGTTCGAGTGGACCGACCGGGACACCCTGCTCTACGCGCTCGGTGTCGGTGCCGGCATCGAGGACTTGTCCTTCACCACCGAGAACAGCCACGGCATCACCCAGCAGGTGCTGCCGACCTACGCGGTGATTTGCTGCCCGGCGTTCGGGGCGGCGGCCAAGGTCGGCACGTTCAACTGGGCGATGCTCCTGCACGGTTCGCAGGGCATAAGGCTGCATGCGCCGCTGCCGGCGGCGGGGAGGCTGTCGGTGGTCACGGAGGTCGCCGACATCCAGGACAAGGGCGAGGGCAAGAATGCGATCATCATGCTGCGCGGGCGCGGCAGTGACCCGGAATCGGGGTCGCTGGTTGCCGAGACGTTCACCACGCTGGTCATCCGGGGAGCCGGCGGGTTCGGGGGAGTGCCGGGCCAGCGGCCGACCGCGCCCGAGATCCCGGACCGCGAGCCGGACGCCCGAGTCGACCTGCCCACCCGCGAGGATCAAGCGCTGATCTACCGGCTGTCCGGTGACCGCAACCCGCTGCACAGCGACCCCTGGTTCGCTAAGGAGATGGCCGGTTTCCCCAAGCCGATCCTGCACGGCCTGTGCAGCTACGGCGTTACGGGCCGCGCCTTGGTGGCCGAGCTTGGCGGCGGCGTGGCCGCCAACATCACCTCGATCGCGGCGCGGTTCACCAAGCCGGTGTTTCCCGGCGAGGCGCTGAGCACGCTGATCTGGCGGACCGAACCGGGACGGGCGGTGTTTCGCACCGAGGTCGCCGGGGCCGACGCTCGGGTGGTTCTCGACGACGGCGCGGTGGAGTACGTGCAGGCTTAG
- a CDS encoding histidine phosphatase family protein, with the protein MAKRTMIWKASKVLAVLAATLIVGACAGTAQARSITLTFIRNAQTQANADGVIDTDVPGPGLTAEGKEQAQRVVHSHNDFDSIYASTMAADQQTAGPLASQLGKRVEIVPGLQSINAGWYNGRPETWANSTYLLAPVNWINGDVGNSIPGSISGRDFNSQFTAAVRKIYDSGHNKPVVFSQGEAIMVWTLMNVKNPKTGLLASHPLPNIGRVVITGDPVNGWTLVNWDGVRNLT; encoded by the coding sequence ATGGCAAAGCGCACCATGATCTGGAAGGCCTCCAAAGTGTTAGCCGTGCTCGCCGCGACGCTGATCGTCGGCGCCTGCGCAGGGACGGCGCAGGCGCGCAGCATCACCTTGACCTTCATCCGCAACGCCCAGACGCAGGCCAACGCCGACGGGGTCATCGACACCGACGTGCCCGGCCCCGGCCTCACCGCCGAGGGCAAAGAGCAGGCCCAACGGGTTGTGCACTCCCACAATGACTTCGACAGCATCTACGCGTCGACCATGGCGGCGGACCAGCAGACCGCCGGGCCGTTGGCCAGCCAACTCGGCAAGCGCGTCGAGATCGTGCCCGGCCTGCAGTCGATCAACGCCGGCTGGTACAACGGCAGGCCCGAGACGTGGGCCAACTCGACGTACCTGCTGGCGCCGGTGAACTGGATCAACGGCGATGTCGGCAACAGCATCCCGGGCTCGATCAGCGGCCGCGATTTCAATTCCCAGTTCACCGCGGCCGTCCGCAAGATCTACGACAGCGGCCACAACAAGCCGGTCGTGTTCTCCCAGGGGGAGGCGATCATGGTGTGGACGCTGATGAACGTCAAGAATCCGAAGACCGGGCTGCTGGCCAGCCATCCACTGCCCAACATCGGCCGCGTGGTGATCACCGGCGACCCGGTGAACGGCTGGACGCTGGTGAATTGGGACGGCGTCCGCAACCTCACCTGA